A part of Denitratisoma oestradiolicum genomic DNA contains:
- a CDS encoding DUF3240 family protein — translation MMQSDCDACLKLILPRSLEEPVVDFLLQHPAQAGAFIAYGVDGHGAPESILSTSEEVRGRAERIKVEILTREVQARQLVAELNLLLPGAPISYWITTIVEAGRFA, via the coding sequence ATGATGCAATCCGATTGCGACGCCTGCCTGAAGCTGATCCTGCCGCGTAGTCTGGAAGAACCGGTGGTGGATTTCCTGCTGCAACATCCGGCCCAGGCCGGTGCCTTCATCGCCTATGGCGTGGATGGCCACGGGGCACCGGAATCCATCCTCAGCACCAGCGAGGAAGTGCGGGGACGGGCCGAGCGCATCAAGGTGGAAATCCTGACCCGGGAAGTCCAGGCCCGACAACTGGTGGCGGAGCTGAATCTGCTGCTGCCGGGCGCCCCCATCAGTTACTGGATCACCACCATCGTCGAGGCCGGGAGGTTTGCATGA